A region from the Pirellulaceae bacterium genome encodes:
- the carB gene encoding carbamoyl-phosphate synthase large subunit, whose amino-acid sequence MPRRDDIRKILLIGSGPIVIGQACEFDYSGTQACKALREEGYEVVLVNSNPATIMTDPNTADRTYIEPLTWEIVTKVIEQERPDALLPTLGGQTGLNVAMDLDRHGVLEKFGVKMIGANAEVIAKAEERDKFKTAMEKIGLECCHGATVHTLEEARAVLDDVGLPCVVRPSFTLGGSGSSVAYNRQDFDSLVQYGLDLSPITEVLIEESVLGWKEYEMEVMRDLEDNVVIICSIENFDPMGVHTGDSITVAPAQTLTDKEYQRMRDASLAVIREIGVETGGSNIQFAIDPKTGRMIVIEMNPRVSRSSALASKATGFPIAKIAAKLAVGYCLHELPNDITRETQACFEPTIDYVVTKIPRFAFEKFPEADSTLTTQMKSVGETMAIGRTFKESFQKALRGLEVGRFGFGCDGKDLWGTDQQPSLEEIRPYLSRPNEDRVWYLRYALKAGMTPQEIHELSNIDPWFIDHLVEIVQVEDELRALGTLDQLDDYNLRRAKQFGFSDRQLAEIFQTTELEVRHFRKERKVIATFKSVDTCAAEFEAYTPYFYSTYEDEDETPAKQADRKRVMILGGGPNRIGQGIEFDYCCCHASFALRELGIESIMVNSNPETVSTDYDTSDLLFFEPLTTEDVLNICDRVQPDGVIVQFGGQTPLNLARALATAGIPIIGTSVEMIESTEDREKFQQLLQRLNLKQPANGIALTMNQARSEAANVGFPSLVRPSFVLGGRAMEICYDQSQFERFVAEAFTVSQGKPVLIDRFLEDATEVDVDAICDGEEVVVAGIMEHIEEAGVHSGDSACAIPSYSLSQNVIEEIRAATRSLALHLNVVGLMNIQFAVKTEDGKPNVYVLEVNPRASRTVPFVAKATGVPIAKLAAKVMTGMTLKQLGIEREPIPAHVSIKESVFPFRKFAGVDIVLGPEMRSTGEVMGISERFSIAFAKSQLAAGVLLPTTGKIFISVTERHKDLVANLAARLHQLGFELMATSGTAKRLEEAGIPVEPVKKLAEGHPNLIDHLIDGNVSLILNTPSGKGARTDEGKIRASAVQHGVPSITTFQAAEAAVMAMEALRENDMRVQSLQDRFAEQVRAGASTE is encoded by the coding sequence GTGCCACGTCGGGACGATATTCGTAAGATTTTGTTGATTGGCTCAGGACCCATTGTCATCGGTCAGGCCTGCGAGTTTGATTATTCCGGAACTCAGGCCTGTAAAGCCTTGCGCGAGGAAGGCTACGAAGTGGTTCTGGTGAATTCGAACCCAGCGACCATTATGACGGATCCCAACACGGCCGATCGTACCTACATCGAGCCGCTGACATGGGAAATCGTGACGAAAGTGATCGAGCAGGAGCGTCCGGATGCATTGTTGCCGACGCTAGGTGGTCAGACGGGATTGAACGTGGCGATGGATCTGGATCGTCACGGGGTGCTCGAAAAGTTTGGCGTCAAAATGATTGGTGCCAATGCCGAGGTCATTGCCAAAGCCGAGGAACGCGACAAGTTTAAGACCGCGATGGAGAAGATCGGTCTGGAATGTTGTCACGGGGCGACGGTTCATACCTTGGAGGAGGCTCGCGCTGTTCTCGACGATGTTGGCTTGCCGTGTGTCGTGCGCCCCAGTTTTACGCTCGGCGGTTCCGGTTCTTCGGTTGCCTACAATCGACAGGATTTCGATTCACTTGTTCAATACGGACTCGATCTATCACCTATCACCGAAGTCTTGATTGAAGAGTCGGTGTTGGGATGGAAAGAGTATGAGATGGAGGTGATGCGCGATCTAGAAGATAATGTCGTGATCATCTGCTCTATCGAGAATTTCGACCCGATGGGTGTACACACGGGGGATTCGATCACCGTTGCACCAGCTCAAACGCTGACCGACAAAGAATACCAACGAATGCGTGATGCCAGCTTGGCGGTCATTCGCGAAATTGGTGTGGAGACGGGTGGGTCCAACATACAATTCGCAATCGATCCCAAAACGGGTCGGATGATTGTGATCGAAATGAATCCGCGGGTGAGTCGATCCAGTGCACTCGCCTCCAAGGCCACCGGGTTTCCGATCGCCAAGATTGCTGCCAAGTTGGCTGTCGGGTATTGCTTGCACGAATTACCGAATGACATCACGCGTGAAACTCAGGCTTGTTTCGAGCCTACCATCGACTATGTGGTAACCAAGATTCCTCGATTTGCTTTTGAGAAATTTCCCGAGGCTGACTCGACGCTGACCACGCAAATGAAAAGCGTCGGTGAGACCATGGCTATCGGTCGAACGTTCAAGGAGTCATTTCAGAAGGCTTTGCGGGGTCTCGAGGTAGGACGTTTCGGATTCGGATGTGATGGAAAAGATCTGTGGGGTACCGATCAACAACCTTCCTTAGAAGAAATTCGGCCTTATTTATCCAGGCCAAACGAAGATCGAGTCTGGTACTTGCGATACGCGCTCAAGGCGGGGATGACCCCCCAAGAAATCCATGAGCTGAGTAATATCGATCCTTGGTTCATCGACCATTTGGTGGAAATCGTGCAAGTCGAAGACGAATTGCGGGCCTTGGGAACCTTGGATCAACTCGATGATTATAACCTTCGTCGAGCCAAACAATTCGGCTTCTCAGACCGTCAATTGGCTGAGATTTTTCAGACCACTGAACTCGAGGTGCGACATTTCCGCAAGGAACGCAAAGTGATCGCAACTTTCAAGTCGGTCGACACGTGTGCCGCCGAGTTTGAAGCGTATACACCTTATTTTTATTCCACTTATGAGGACGAAGACGAAACGCCAGCCAAGCAAGCCGATCGCAAACGCGTCATGATTCTCGGCGGTGGTCCCAATCGCATCGGACAAGGCATTGAATTCGATTACTGTTGTTGTCACGCCAGCTTTGCTTTGCGTGAACTCGGAATCGAATCCATCATGGTGAACTCAAATCCGGAAACGGTCAGCACGGATTACGACACGAGTGATCTATTGTTTTTTGAGCCGCTGACGACCGAGGACGTGCTGAATATATGTGACCGTGTGCAGCCGGATGGGGTGATCGTTCAATTTGGTGGACAAACACCGCTGAATCTGGCCCGCGCCCTGGCGACCGCTGGCATTCCAATCATCGGCACGAGTGTCGAGATGATCGAGTCGACCGAAGACCGTGAGAAATTTCAGCAGCTGTTGCAACGATTGAATCTAAAGCAACCGGCCAACGGCATTGCCTTGACAATGAACCAAGCTCGGAGTGAAGCGGCCAACGTCGGTTTTCCATCACTCGTTCGTCCGAGTTTTGTGCTGGGCGGCCGAGCGATGGAGATTTGTTACGACCAAAGTCAGTTTGAGCGATTCGTCGCCGAGGCCTTTACGGTTTCGCAGGGTAAACCGGTGCTCATCGACCGGTTTTTGGAAGATGCAACCGAAGTCGATGTGGATGCGATCTGTGATGGGGAAGAGGTCGTGGTCGCTGGCATCATGGAGCACATTGAGGAGGCCGGCGTTCATTCGGGTGATTCGGCTTGTGCGATCCCGTCCTATAGCCTGTCTCAAAACGTCATCGAAGAAATTCGGGCTGCCACCCGCTCACTCGCACTCCATTTGAACGTGGTGGGTCTGATGAACATTCAGTTTGCCGTTAAGACGGAAGATGGCAAACCCAATGTCTATGTGCTGGAGGTCAATCCACGGGCCAGTCGCACCGTGCCCTTTGTCGCCAAGGCGACTGGCGTTCCGATTGCAAAGCTTGCCGCCAAGGTGATGACTGGAATGACACTGAAACAGCTTGGAATCGAACGAGAGCCGATTCCAGCCCACGTGTCAATTAAGGAAAGTGTCTTTCCTTTCCGCAAATTCGCGGGCGTTGACATTGTGCTGGGCCCGGAAATGCGGAGCACGGGTGAAGTCATGGGGATTAGCGAACGATTTTCGATTGCGTTTGCTAAGAGCCAATTGGCGGCCGGTGTTCTACTGCCCACCACCGGCAAGATTTTTATAAGTGTTACCGAACGTCACAAAGATCTCGTTGCGAATCTTGCGGCTCGGTTGCATCAGCTCGGTTTTGAACTCATGGCCACATCCGGAACAGCCAAACGGCTTGAGGAGGCTGGAATTCCTGTCGAACCTGTCAAGAAACTGGCGGAAGGTCATCCGAATCTGATCGATCATCTAATCGATGGCAACGTGTCACTGATTCTCAATACGCCGAGTGGCAAGGGTGCTCGTACTGATGAAGGAAAAATTCGAGCTTCGGCCGTTCAGCATGGCGTGCCTAGCATCACAACTTTTCAGGCTGCGGAAGCTGCCGTCATGGCGATGGAGGCCCTCCGCGAAAACGACATGCGAGTCCAATCATTACAAGATCGATTCGCTGAACAAGTTCGCGCCGGCGCTTCTACGGAGTAA
- a CDS encoding DUF481 domain-containing protein has product MPRDYRAIRCFILVSVLTSCTQRAFAEDAELELLPPITATEFGDVVSETTVDDILTEDVSEFPTGWASPTHWFASPLWKFGLELGINGSEGNSQAFSIVASTSAKRETEHSVIGMKLIYGKTTADGVETQNYGLFESRWDWNLSSQSFLYTKTILEYDEFRTFDLRLTKSAGFGHHFIKNDRSTLTGRLGAGASREFGGIDNEWIPEANFGGDVEQALSARQKVNLTFDYFPAWEDFENYRVVANANWEVLLDEATNLSLKVGAVDRYDSTPDGSLANDIDYFVTLVWNR; this is encoded by the coding sequence ATGCCACGCGATTATCGAGCTATCCGTTGTTTCATTTTGGTCAGTGTACTGACGAGTTGTACGCAACGCGCGTTCGCCGAAGACGCCGAATTGGAATTGCTACCGCCCATTACGGCCACAGAGTTCGGCGACGTTGTATCGGAAACGACGGTCGATGACATCCTGACCGAAGACGTCAGCGAATTCCCTACCGGCTGGGCATCCCCGACGCATTGGTTCGCATCACCGCTCTGGAAATTTGGGTTGGAGTTGGGGATCAATGGATCCGAAGGCAATTCACAAGCATTTAGTATTGTGGCATCAACATCAGCGAAGCGAGAAACCGAGCATAGCGTAATCGGGATGAAATTGATTTACGGTAAAACGACAGCCGATGGGGTCGAGACTCAGAACTACGGCCTGTTTGAAAGTCGTTGGGATTGGAATCTGTCCTCCCAATCGTTTTTGTACACCAAGACCATTTTGGAATACGACGAGTTCAGGACATTCGACCTCCGATTGACTAAATCAGCCGGTTTTGGACACCACTTCATCAAGAACGATCGCTCCACCTTGACAGGCCGATTAGGTGCAGGAGCTTCCAGGGAATTTGGCGGAATTGATAACGAATGGATACCGGAGGCTAACTTTGGCGGAGACGTTGAGCAAGCCTTGTCGGCTCGACAAAAAGTCAACTTGACGTTCGACTATTTTCCCGCCTGGGAAGACTTTGAAAATTACCGCGTTGTCGCGAACGCGAATTGGGAAGTCCTATTGGACGAGGCCACCAACTTGAGTTTGAAAGTCGGCGCGGTCGATCGCTACGACAGCACGCCCGATGGGTCTCTCGCGAACGACATTGACTACTTCGTGACCCTGGTCTGGAATCGTTAG